From one Streptomyces sp. R41 genomic stretch:
- the groL gene encoding chaperonin GroEL (60 kDa chaperone family; promotes refolding of misfolded polypeptides especially under stressful conditions; forms two stacked rings of heptamers to form a barrel-shaped 14mer; ends can be capped by GroES; misfolded proteins enter the barrel where they are refolded when GroES binds), with protein sequence MAKILKFDEDARRALERGVNKLADTVKVTIGPKGRNVVIDKKFGAPTITNDGVTIAREVEVDDPFENLGAQLVKEVATKTNDIAGDGTTTATVLAQALVREGLKNVAAGASPALLKKGIDAAVKAVSDELLATARPIDEKSDIAAVAGLSAQDPQVGELIAEAMDKVGKDGVITVEESNTFGLELDFTEGMAFDKGYLSPYFVTDQERMEAVLEDPYILIHQGKISSIQDLLPLLEKVIQSNASKPLLIIAEDVEGEALSTLVVNKIRGTFNAVAVKAPGFGDRRKAMLGDLATLTGGQVIAEEVGLKLDQVGLDVLGTARRVTVTKDDTTVVDGGGSSEEVLGRVNQIKAEIENTDSDWDREKLQERLAKLAGGVCVIKVGAATEVELKEKKHRLEDAISATRAAVEEGIVSGGGSALVHAVKVLEGNLGKTGDEATGVAVVRKAAVEPLRWIAENAGLEGYVITSKVAELDKGQGFNAATGEYGDLVKAGVIDPVKVTRSALENAASIASLLLTTETLVVEKPAEEEADAGHGHGHGHSH encoded by the coding sequence ATGGCGAAGATCCTGAAGTTCGACGAGGACGCCCGTCGCGCCCTTGAGCGCGGCGTCAACAAGCTTGCCGACACGGTGAAGGTGACGATCGGCCCCAAGGGCCGCAACGTCGTCATCGACAAGAAGTTCGGCGCTCCCACCATCACCAACGACGGTGTCACCATCGCCCGCGAGGTCGAGGTCGACGACCCGTTCGAGAACCTCGGTGCCCAGCTGGTGAAGGAGGTGGCGACCAAGACCAACGACATCGCGGGTGACGGTACGACCACCGCCACCGTGCTCGCCCAGGCGCTCGTGCGCGAGGGCCTGAAGAACGTCGCCGCGGGTGCCTCCCCGGCGCTGCTGAAGAAGGGCATCGACGCGGCGGTCAAGGCCGTCTCGGACGAGCTCCTCGCCACCGCGCGGCCGATCGACGAGAAGTCCGACATCGCCGCCGTCGCCGGTCTGTCCGCCCAGGACCCGCAGGTCGGCGAGCTCATCGCCGAGGCGATGGACAAGGTCGGCAAGGACGGTGTCATCACCGTCGAGGAGTCCAACACCTTCGGTCTGGAGCTGGACTTCACCGAGGGCATGGCCTTCGACAAGGGCTACCTGTCGCCGTACTTCGTGACGGACCAGGAGCGCATGGAGGCCGTCCTCGAGGACCCCTACATCCTCATCCACCAGGGCAAGATCAGCTCCATTCAGGACCTGCTGCCGCTGCTTGAGAAGGTCATCCAGTCCAACGCCTCCAAGCCGCTGCTGATCATCGCCGAGGACGTCGAGGGCGAGGCCCTGTCGACCCTGGTCGTGAACAAGATCCGCGGCACCTTCAACGCCGTCGCGGTGAAGGCCCCGGGCTTCGGCGACCGCCGCAAGGCGATGCTGGGCGACCTCGCCACCCTCACCGGCGGTCAGGTCATCGCCGAGGAAGTCGGCCTCAAGCTCGACCAGGTCGGCCTGGACGTGCTCGGCACCGCCCGCCGCGTGACCGTCACCAAGGACGACACCACGGTCGTCGACGGTGGGGGCAGCTCCGAGGAGGTCCTCGGCCGCGTCAACCAGATCAAGGCCGAGATCGAGAACACCGACTCCGACTGGGACCGCGAGAAGCTCCAGGAGCGCCTCGCGAAGCTGGCCGGCGGCGTGTGCGTGATCAAGGTCGGCGCCGCCACCGAGGTGGAGCTGAAGGAGAAGAAGCACCGTCTGGAGGACGCCATCTCCGCGACCCGCGCCGCGGTCGAGGAGGGCATCGTCTCCGGTGGTGGCTCCGCGCTCGTCCACGCCGTGAAGGTCCTCGAGGGCAACCTCGGCAAGACCGGCGACGAGGCCACGGGTGTCGCGGTCGTCCGCAAGGCCGCCGTCGAGCCGCTGCGCTGGATCGCCGAGAACGCCGGCCTGGAGGGTTACGTCATCACCTCCAAGGTCGCCGAGCTCGACAAGGGCCAGGGCTTCAACGCCGCCACCGGTGAGTACGGCGACCTGGTCAAGGCCGGCGTCATCGACCCGGTCAAGGTCACCCGCTCCGCCCTGGAGAACGCCGCCTCCATCGCTTCCCTGCTCCTCACGACCGAGACCCTGGTCGTCGAGAAGCCGGCCGAGGAGGAGGCCGACGCCGGTCACGGCCACGGCCACGGGCACTCCCACTGA
- a CDS encoding ester cyclase has translation MTFVQLIDCKTSRFDEMNRLMDTWVEQTKGKRTATHNLIGKDRSDATHFVEIVEFPSYEEAMRNSNLPETDRIFREMVALCDEMPTFTDLDVVRDEQLYAANIRRFFETVATKGELPPLNDLMAESYHDHDPANEQDTIGLDAMQREIGMWRGGFDFTFTLDDQITEGDRVCTRWTWSGTHKGDFMGIPATGRQVGMTGATIFRCAEDGKIAEGWWQYDRLGLMAQLGALDALET, from the coding sequence ATGACATTCGTACAGCTCATCGACTGCAAGACCAGTCGGTTCGATGAGATGAACCGGCTGATGGACACATGGGTCGAACAGACCAAGGGCAAGCGGACCGCGACGCACAACTTGATCGGCAAGGACCGGTCCGACGCCACCCACTTCGTGGAGATCGTGGAGTTCCCCTCGTACGAAGAGGCGATGCGGAACTCGAATCTTCCCGAGACCGACAGGATCTTCCGGGAGATGGTGGCGCTCTGCGACGAGATGCCGACGTTCACGGACCTGGACGTGGTCCGGGACGAGCAGCTCTACGCGGCCAACATCCGCAGGTTCTTCGAGACGGTGGCCACCAAGGGTGAGCTGCCGCCGCTCAACGACCTGATGGCGGAGAGCTACCACGACCACGACCCCGCCAACGAGCAGGACACCATCGGACTCGACGCGATGCAGCGCGAGATCGGGATGTGGCGCGGCGGGTTCGACTTCACCTTCACGCTCGACGACCAGATCACCGAGGGTGATCGCGTCTGCACGCGGTGGACTTGGAGCGGCACCCACAAGGGCGACTTCATGGGGATCCCCGCGACCGGGAGGCAGGTCGGCATGACCGGCGCGACCATCTTCCGCTGCGCGGAGGACGGGAAGATCGCCGAGGGCTGGTGGCAGTACGACCGGCTGGGGCTGATGGCCCAACTCGGTGCGCTCGACGCGCTGGAGACGTGA
- a CDS encoding SDR family NAD(P)-dependent oxidoreductase, with protein sequence MTTALITGSTAGIGAAFARRLAADGHNLVLVARDTKRLAEQATELHDRHGIEAEVLTADLATDDGIEAVATRLGDRKNPVDLLVNNAGFGNKGRYLDVPMADELKMLKVHCEAVLRLTSAATEAMRERGRGGVVNVASVAAFVPRGTYGASKAWVVQFTQGAAKDLAGSGVRLMALAPGFVRTEFHERAGMGTDNIPNWMWLDADKLVAAALADLARGKSLSIPDPRYKALMGLVKVTPRALLGGITSKTGRKYGPQ encoded by the coding sequence ATGACAACGGCTCTGATTACGGGATCGACCGCGGGCATCGGCGCCGCCTTCGCGCGGCGTCTGGCGGCTGACGGGCACAACCTCGTGCTGGTGGCACGCGATACGAAGCGGCTGGCCGAGCAGGCCACCGAACTGCACGACCGGCACGGCATCGAGGCGGAGGTGCTGACGGCGGACCTGGCGACCGACGACGGCATCGAGGCGGTGGCCACCCGCCTCGGCGACCGCAAGAACCCGGTCGACCTGCTGGTCAACAACGCGGGCTTCGGCAACAAGGGCCGCTATCTCGACGTACCGATGGCCGACGAGCTGAAGATGCTCAAGGTGCACTGCGAGGCGGTGCTGCGGCTGACCTCGGCGGCGACCGAGGCGATGCGGGAGCGCGGCCGGGGCGGGGTCGTCAATGTCGCGTCGGTGGCCGCGTTCGTGCCGCGGGGTACGTACGGGGCGTCCAAGGCGTGGGTCGTGCAGTTCACGCAGGGCGCGGCGAAGGACCTGGCGGGCAGTGGCGTACGGCTGATGGCGCTGGCGCCCGGCTTCGTGCGCACCGAGTTCCACGAGCGCGCCGGCATGGGCACGGACAACATCCCCAACTGGATGTGGCTCGACGCCGACAAGCTGGTCGCGGCCGCCCTCGCGGACCTGGCCCGCGGCAAGTCGCTGTCCATCCCGGACCCGCGCTACAAGGCGCTGATGGGCTTGGTGAAGGTGACGCCGCGGGCGCTGCTGGGCGGAATCACGTCGAAGACGGGACGGAAGTACGGACCGCAGTGA
- a CDS encoding MOSC domain-containing protein: protein MKLLSLNLGRARAVEYTDQPEGVTGIDKQPVEGPVRVTAPGPKGVGASGLAGDAVCDTRHHGGDDQAVYAVAREDLDDWERELGRTLPNGVFGENLTTQGLDVSGARIGERWRIGSEVVLEVTCGRIPCRTFQGHVGEKGWVKRFTEQGAPGAYLRVIEPGEIRSGDPIEVVHRPDHDVTVAVQFRAVTTEQALLPRLLAAGEALHPESLAKAEKYVAKYGA from the coding sequence ATGAAGCTTCTTTCCCTGAACCTGGGTCGTGCGCGGGCCGTCGAGTACACGGACCAGCCGGAGGGCGTCACCGGCATCGACAAACAGCCGGTCGAGGGGCCCGTTCGGGTGACCGCGCCCGGGCCGAAGGGGGTCGGCGCGAGCGGTCTCGCCGGGGACGCGGTGTGCGACACGCGTCATCACGGCGGCGATGACCAGGCCGTGTACGCGGTCGCGCGCGAGGATCTCGACGACTGGGAGCGTGAGCTCGGCCGGACCCTGCCGAACGGCGTGTTCGGCGAGAACCTCACGACTCAGGGGCTCGACGTGTCCGGCGCCCGGATCGGCGAGCGCTGGCGGATCGGCTCCGAGGTCGTCCTGGAGGTCACCTGCGGGCGCATCCCCTGCCGCACCTTCCAGGGGCACGTCGGCGAGAAGGGCTGGGTGAAGCGCTTCACGGAGCAGGGCGCGCCCGGCGCGTATCTGCGGGTGATCGAGCCCGGCGAGATCCGCTCCGGCGACCCGATCGAAGTCGTGCACCGGCCGGACCACGACGTCACGGTCGCCGTCCAGTTCCGCGCCGTCACGACCGAACAGGCCCTGCTGCCACGGCTGTTGGCGGCGGGCGAGGCGCTGCATCCGGAGTCGCTGGCGAAGGCGGAGAAGTACGTGGCGAAGTACGGCGCGTAG
- a CDS encoding LysR family transcriptional regulator: MIEARHLRVLRAVAATGSFSAAGRELGCTQPAVSQQMKALESSVGTPLLIRTGREMRLTQAGEALVRHAAGILSGLTAAEEEVAAIAGLRAGRVRLVSFPSGSSTLVPTALAALRAAHPGTRVSLEEAEPPESVEKLRGGDCDITLAFRYEGAAGVEEWDDLVVRPLLTDRLVGLVPERHRLARAESVAIGEFAGESWIAGCPRCRGQLVEVCRSAGFEPRIDFATDDYPAVVGLVGAGLGVAVLPELAIESVRPKGVRTVTVEPAVRRQIVALTLPDLAQVPAVAATLDRLARAAAR; encoded by the coding sequence GTGATCGAGGCCCGTCATCTCCGTGTTCTGCGTGCCGTCGCCGCCACCGGCTCCTTCTCGGCGGCGGGGCGCGAACTGGGCTGCACCCAGCCCGCCGTGAGCCAGCAGATGAAGGCCTTGGAGTCGTCCGTCGGCACGCCCCTGCTGATCCGCACAGGCCGCGAGATGCGCCTGACCCAGGCGGGCGAGGCCCTGGTCCGGCACGCGGCGGGCATCCTCTCCGGACTCACGGCAGCCGAGGAGGAGGTCGCCGCGATCGCGGGCCTGCGCGCCGGCCGGGTCCGGCTCGTCTCCTTCCCCAGCGGCAGCTCCACGCTCGTCCCGACGGCCCTCGCCGCGCTGCGCGCCGCCCACCCCGGCACCCGCGTCTCCCTGGAGGAGGCCGAGCCGCCGGAATCCGTCGAGAAGCTCCGCGGCGGCGACTGCGACATCACCCTCGCCTTCCGGTACGAGGGCGCGGCCGGCGTCGAAGAGTGGGACGACCTGGTCGTACGGCCGCTGCTGACGGACCGGCTCGTCGGGCTGGTGCCCGAGCGGCACCGCCTCGCGCGGGCGGAGTCGGTCGCGATCGGCGAGTTCGCCGGGGAGTCGTGGATCGCGGGCTGCCCGCGCTGCCGCGGACAACTGGTCGAGGTCTGCCGCAGTGCCGGCTTCGAGCCCCGCATCGACTTCGCCACCGACGACTACCCGGCCGTGGTCGGCCTCGTCGGCGCGGGTCTCGGGGTGGCCGTCCTTCCGGAGCTCGCCATCGAGTCCGTACGACCCAAGGGAGTGCGCACGGTGACGGTGGAGCCCGCGGTGCGACGGCAGATCGTCGCGCTCACGCTGCCGGATCTGGCCCAGGTGCCGGCGGTCGCGGCGACGCTGGACCGGCTGGCCCGGGCGGCGGCGCGGTAG
- a CDS encoding WhiB family transcriptional regulator, with protein MADFSRLPGPNADLWDWQLLAACRGVDSSLFFHPEGERGAARSARENSAKEVCMRCPVRAECAAHALAVREPYGVWGGLTEDEREELMGRARNRLVSASTTGSGHASNN; from the coding sequence ATGGCAGATTTCTCCCGCCTTCCCGGCCCGAACGCGGACCTCTGGGACTGGCAGCTCCTCGCGGCCTGCCGCGGGGTCGACAGCTCGCTCTTCTTCCACCCGGAGGGCGAGCGCGGTGCGGCACGGAGCGCTCGTGAGAACTCGGCCAAGGAGGTCTGCATGAGGTGCCCGGTACGCGCGGAGTGCGCGGCGCACGCGCTGGCGGTGAGAGAGCCGTACGGCGTGTGGGGCGGGCTGACCGAGGACGAGCGCGAAGAGCTCATGGGGCGGGCGCGCAACCGGCTGGTCTCGGCGTCGACCACCGGAAGCGGTCACGCTTCGAACAACTGA
- a CDS encoding response regulator transcription factor, with the protein MTSVLVCDDSPLAREALRRAVATVPGVERVTTAANGEEVLRRWGADRSDLILMDVRMPGLGGVETVRRLLSADPGARIIMLTVAEDLDGVALAVAAGARGYLHKDASRAELRATVTQALADPTWRLAPRRLRSAEMGAAPTLTAREIQVLEGMSHGRSNAEIGRELFLSEDTVKTHARRLFKKLGASDRAHAVALGFRWGLVR; encoded by the coding sequence ATGACATCCGTCCTCGTCTGCGACGACTCCCCGCTTGCCCGAGAGGCGCTCCGCCGCGCGGTCGCGACCGTGCCCGGCGTCGAGCGTGTGACGACGGCGGCCAACGGCGAGGAAGTCCTCCGCCGCTGGGGTGCCGACCGTTCGGACCTGATTCTGATGGACGTACGCATGCCCGGACTGGGCGGCGTGGAGACAGTCAGGCGGCTGCTGTCCGCCGACCCCGGTGCGCGCATCATCATGCTCACCGTCGCCGAGGACCTGGACGGGGTGGCGCTCGCCGTCGCCGCCGGTGCCCGCGGCTATCTGCACAAGGACGCCTCCCGCGCGGAGCTGCGGGCGACCGTGACGCAGGCGCTCGCCGACCCCACCTGGCGGCTCGCCCCGCGCAGACTGCGCTCGGCCGAGATGGGCGCCGCGCCCACGCTCACCGCGCGTGAGATCCAGGTCCTGGAGGGCATGAGCCACGGCCGCTCGAACGCGGAGATCGGCCGTGAGCTGTTCCTCTCCGAGGACACCGTCAAGACCCACGCCCGGCGGCTGTTCAAGAAGCTCGGCGCCTCGGACCGAGCGCATGCTGTCGCGCTCGGATTCCGGTGGGGCCTGGTCCGCTAG
- a CDS encoding sigma-70 family RNA polymerase sigma factor, with product MRDDETTVIGALVHRAVDGDEQATHDLLAHVHPLALRYCRTRLSRLPGDARHFVEDLAQEVCVAVLLALPRYKDTGRPFEAFVFAIAAHKVADLQRAAMRHPGSTAVPSDEMPERPDDSLGPEERALLSSDAEWAKKLLANLPENQRELLLLRIAVGLTAEETGQMLGMSPGAVRVAQHRALSRLRALAEQ from the coding sequence ATGCGCGACGACGAGACGACGGTGATCGGTGCGCTCGTCCATCGCGCGGTCGACGGCGACGAGCAGGCCACACATGACCTGCTCGCCCATGTACACCCACTCGCGTTGCGCTACTGCCGCACCCGTCTGTCCCGACTTCCGGGTGACGCGCGGCACTTCGTGGAGGACCTGGCGCAGGAGGTCTGCGTCGCGGTGCTCCTCGCGCTGCCGCGCTACAAGGACACCGGGCGCCCCTTCGAAGCGTTCGTCTTCGCCATCGCCGCGCACAAGGTCGCCGACCTGCAGCGCGCCGCGATGCGCCACCCCGGCTCGACGGCCGTCCCCTCGGACGAGATGCCCGAGCGCCCGGACGACTCGTTGGGCCCCGAGGAGCGCGCCCTGCTCAGCAGCGACGCCGAGTGGGCCAAGAAACTCCTGGCCAACCTCCCCGAAAACCAGCGCGAGCTGCTCCTGCTGCGCATCGCGGTGGGCCTCACGGCCGAGGAGACGGGCCAGATGTTGGGAATGTCACCCGGGGCTGTCCGGGTGGCTCAGCACCGGGCGCTGAGCCGGTTGCGGGCGCTGGCGGAGCAGTAG
- the guaB gene encoding IMP dehydrogenase, with translation MTANVDGVPAKFATLGLTYDDVLLLPGASDMAPDQIDTASYISKNVRVNIPLLSAAMDKVTEARMAIAMARQGGVGVLHRNLSIEDQANQVDLVKRSESGMVTDPITVHPDATLAEADAICAKFRISGVPVTDGGGKLLGIVTNRDMAFETDRSRQVREVMTPMPLVTGKVGISGTDAMGLLRRHKIEKLPLVDDAGVLKGLITVKDFVKAEKYPNAAKDGEGRLLVGAAVGVAGDAFERAQALIEAGVDFIVVDTAHGHSRLVGDMVAKIKSNSSGVDVIGGNIATRDGAQALIDAGVDGIKVGVGPGSICTTRVVAGIGVPQVTAIYEASLAAKPAGVPVIGDGGLQYSGDIAKALVAGADTVMLGSLLAGCEESPGELMFINGKQFKSYRGMGSLGAMQSRGEQRSFSKDRYFQEGVASDEKLVPEGIEGQVPYRGPLSAVVHQLVGGLRQSMFYVGGRTVPELQERGQFVRITSAGLKESHPHDIQMTVEAPNYSRNK, from the coding sequence ATGACTGCCAACGTCGACGGAGTGCCCGCCAAATTCGCGACACTCGGGCTGACCTACGACGACGTGCTGCTGCTGCCGGGCGCGTCGGACATGGCGCCCGACCAGATCGACACCGCCTCGTACATCTCCAAGAACGTACGGGTGAACATCCCGCTGCTGTCCGCCGCCATGGACAAGGTCACCGAGGCCCGCATGGCGATCGCGATGGCCCGCCAGGGCGGCGTCGGCGTACTGCACCGCAACCTGTCCATCGAGGACCAGGCCAACCAGGTCGACCTGGTGAAGCGCTCCGAGTCCGGCATGGTCACCGACCCGATCACGGTGCACCCGGACGCGACGCTCGCCGAGGCCGACGCGATCTGCGCCAAGTTCCGCATCTCCGGCGTGCCGGTCACCGACGGCGGCGGCAAGCTGCTCGGGATCGTCACCAACCGTGACATGGCCTTCGAGACCGACCGCTCGCGCCAGGTGCGCGAGGTCATGACGCCGATGCCCCTGGTCACCGGCAAGGTCGGCATCTCCGGCACCGACGCGATGGGGCTGCTGCGCCGCCACAAGATCGAGAAGCTTCCGCTGGTCGACGACGCGGGCGTCCTCAAGGGCCTCATCACGGTCAAGGACTTCGTGAAGGCCGAGAAGTACCCGAACGCGGCCAAGGACGGCGAGGGCCGTCTGCTGGTCGGCGCGGCCGTCGGTGTGGCCGGTGACGCCTTCGAGCGCGCCCAGGCCCTCATCGAGGCGGGCGTCGACTTCATCGTCGTCGACACCGCGCACGGCCACTCCCGGCTGGTCGGCGACATGGTCGCCAAGATCAAGTCGAACTCCTCCGGCGTCGACGTCATCGGCGGCAACATCGCCACCCGTGACGGCGCCCAGGCGCTCATCGACGCGGGCGTCGACGGCATCAAGGTCGGCGTGGGCCCCGGCTCCATCTGTACGACCCGCGTGGTCGCCGGCATCGGCGTACCGCAGGTGACGGCCATCTACGAAGCGTCGCTCGCCGCCAAGCCGGCCGGTGTCCCGGTCATCGGCGACGGTGGCCTGCAGTACTCCGGTGACATCGCCAAGGCCCTGGTCGCGGGCGCCGACACGGTGATGCTGGGCTCGCTGCTCGCGGGCTGCGAGGAGTCCCCGGGCGAGCTGATGTTCATCAACGGCAAGCAGTTCAAGTCGTACCGCGGCATGGGCTCCCTGGGCGCCATGCAGTCCCGTGGCGAGCAGCGTTCCTTCTCCAAGGACCGCTACTTCCAGGAGGGCGTCGCCTCCGACGAGAAGCTCGTGCCCGAGGGCATCGAGGGCCAGGTGCCCTACCGCGGCCCGCTCTCCGCGGTCGTCCACCAGCTGGTCGGCGGTCTGCGCCAGTCGATGTTCTACGTCGGAGGCCGCACCGTTCCGGAGCTGCAGGAGCGCGGCCAGTTCGTACGGATCACCTCGGCGGGTCTCAAGGAGAGCCACCCGCACGACATCCAGATGACGGTCGAGGCGCCGAACTACAGCCGTAACAAGTAG
- a CDS encoding helix-turn-helix transcriptional regulator, producing MVTVNMDGLLTTEQAAKRLGIKVESVYTFARRLDGFPEPIRIGRTLLWPEGELDAWRAAHPARHRGST from the coding sequence GTGGTGACTGTGAATATGGACGGATTGCTCACCACCGAGCAGGCAGCCAAGCGTCTCGGTATCAAGGTCGAATCGGTATACACGTTCGCCCGCCGCCTCGACGGCTTCCCAGAGCCCATCCGAATCGGCCGCACCCTCCTATGGCCAGAGGGAGAACTCGACGCCTGGCGTGCCGCACACCCCGCACGCCACCGCGGATCCACCTGA
- the tnpB gene encoding IS607 family element RNA-guided endonuclease TnpB, which yields MKKFKPRPGFVVQAYRFALAPSAGQERALGSHCGAARAAYNWAVAHVTASWCQRRAEETYGVPEEQLTQWRSWSLPALRRAFNAAKQTDPRFASWWEENSKEAYNTGLANAAAAFDNYARSKNGKSKGQKVGVPQRKSKRAARLSCRFTTGTIRVEADGRHVTLPRLGTIRIHERADGFLKHLVSGAARVLFATVRYERGRWFVAFQVERKRDIDRVSRPDVAVGMDLGVKNLAVLADSMGQVRHVDNPKYLDEAQGLLRHHNRRVSRRQGPDHRTGQKPSKRWEKANAERNKILHRVANLRDDAVRKLTASVAAEYGTVVVEDLNVAGMLKNRRLARSVADAGFGEIRRHLTYKIQRNGCRLVVADRWYPSSKTCSRCGAVKAKLPLNVRVFDCDACGLVLDRDANAAQNLAALAAVALTGTGVAGDLDATTVASKPRGADRKTRIAHPGRKAGVGRAGGEKPAQRGEESGDRRQGAARLTLW from the coding sequence GTGAAGAAGTTCAAGCCGCGCCCCGGCTTCGTTGTCCAGGCGTACCGGTTTGCCCTCGCCCCGAGCGCAGGTCAGGAGAGGGCTCTCGGGTCCCACTGCGGAGCTGCACGAGCGGCGTACAACTGGGCTGTGGCTCATGTGACCGCTTCTTGGTGCCAACGCAGGGCCGAGGAGACCTACGGCGTCCCCGAGGAGCAACTGACTCAGTGGCGCTCGTGGTCGTTGCCCGCTCTACGACGCGCGTTCAACGCGGCCAAGCAAACCGACCCACGGTTCGCATCCTGGTGGGAGGAGAATTCCAAGGAGGCGTACAACACGGGTCTGGCCAACGCGGCTGCCGCGTTCGACAACTATGCGAGGTCGAAGAACGGCAAGAGCAAGGGGCAGAAGGTGGGGGTGCCACAGCGGAAGTCGAAACGGGCGGCGCGCCTGTCCTGCCGGTTCACCACCGGGACCATCCGAGTCGAGGCCGACGGCCGGCACGTGACCCTCCCTCGGCTCGGCACGATCCGGATCCATGAACGCGCCGATGGTTTCCTGAAGCACCTGGTGTCTGGCGCAGCGCGGGTCTTGTTCGCGACCGTGCGATACGAGCGAGGCCGCTGGTTCGTGGCGTTTCAGGTGGAGCGGAAGCGTGACATTGATCGAGTCTCCCGGCCCGATGTCGCGGTGGGTATGGATCTCGGGGTGAAGAACCTCGCGGTCCTCGCGGACAGCATGGGCCAGGTCCGGCATGTCGACAACCCGAAGTACCTTGACGAGGCGCAAGGACTCCTACGCCACCACAACCGCCGTGTCTCCCGTCGGCAGGGCCCTGACCACCGGACAGGGCAGAAACCGTCGAAGCGGTGGGAGAAGGCCAACGCCGAGCGGAACAAGATCCTCCACCGGGTCGCGAACCTCCGGGATGACGCGGTACGCAAACTTACGGCCAGCGTGGCGGCCGAGTACGGCACCGTGGTCGTCGAGGACCTGAACGTTGCCGGGATGCTCAAGAACCGGCGCTTGGCACGTAGCGTCGCTGACGCCGGATTCGGTGAGATCCGCCGCCACCTCACCTACAAGATCCAGAGGAACGGCTGTCGCCTAGTGGTCGCCGACCGCTGGTACCCGTCGTCGAAAACATGCTCCCGGTGTGGCGCGGTGAAAGCCAAACTGCCGCTCAACGTGAGGGTCTTCGACTGCGACGCGTGCGGCCTTGTCCTGGATCGGGATGCCAATGCAGCGCAGAACCTCGCCGCCCTCGCGGCGGTCGCACTGACAGGTACCGGAGTGGCCGGAGACCTGGACGCGACCACGGTTGCGTCGAAGCCCCGTGGAGCCGACCGTAAGACCCGCATCGCCCACCCCGGTCGCAAGGCCGGGGTGGGGCGGGCAGGCGGCGAAAAACCCGCCCAGCGCGGGGAGGAATCGGGAGACCGTCGTCAGGGTGCAGCACGGCTTACGCTGTGGTGA